The genome window agttcaagagtaactaaatgttggccagccagcaatgttcataccccacgaatgaataaaaaaaatacagaacACTGGCATGCCAATTTACTGTTTTATGAAAACAAGCTGCAAAATTATTGAAGAATTGTACATATTGCAAACAAAGTAGATGCGGCCACTTCTTCCAATCAGCTCCGCTTAAGCAGGGCTTGGACTGCAGTGTGAAAGTGATATCTGGGTGGTtgtaaagggcagcagatacatggaaatgccaccaccttcaagttcccctccaagccactcaccatcctgacttggaaacctatcgccattcctttgcagtcgctgggtcaaaatcctggaattccctccctaaaggcattatgggtcaacccacagcaggcatctcaccaccaccttatcaggggcaaccagggatgggcaataaatgctggccagccagcgacgcccatgtcccacgaatgaataaaaaaaaacccctCCTGACCTCCATCATTATAACATTTATTTGTTTTTTCtggagtgggtgggtggtggaaCTGCCTTCAGAAGAGGGAAGCAAGACCTGGTTTGGAAGAACCAGAAAGGATTGCATACCAGGATCATTAAAAAATGCTGACTAGCCTGCTGTGTATTTGCAGAATTCTGTGTTTTATTCCCCAGCAACTAGGACGCTAGTTAAAGATTCCCAAAAAGAGAGTGATTATCATTGGACCACACATAGACCAGAACAACTCTTCCCAGTTCTGGGCCAATAGACTAAAACATAACAACTGGGTTGATTTAAAAGTGTTAGATTCAATTAACATTTTTAACCCATGTAATTATTACACAGAAACCCCCTGGTTTTCTTTTCGTCTTGCTCATTTACACATGTTAATATGATCCACTGTCATTTTCTAAAAGAAAACGTTGTTTTTACACATAAGGGAGAGAATGAAGGCTCCGGGCACGTGTTGATCTGATCAGATGGAATGGATGAATTCATCATAAAAGCGACAGGGTTCTTTTTGTCTGTAATCGCGGTGTTCAGTCTTGTGCGGGGCGTTATGGTAAAACCAAATGAGGTTCAATTCATGGAAAACGAGCGTTAACGCGTTTAGAAAAGACCTCTGCAGTGTAACCTTCAGCTTCTGGGCGTGGGAAGGAGCTCGAACAATGCCGGGTCAGGAGGTGTCGGATCACACAATCCCACCGTCTAAATGGGATGTTGCGGGATGTTCTCTGCGCTGCCTTTTAAAAGCACTTTTATGCGCCCGACGTGGGAATCTGATGCGACAGATGGGAAAGGGGCGGATTGCTTGAATGCATCGCCAGTAAACGAGGCCAAGGTGCACCGACCTACTGGAGGAtgggaggaggtgtgtgtgtgtgttggggagggggcaatAGGATTCAGAAGGGTCTCACGGATGATTTTTATTGCAGATGTATCACATACATTAGATTTGATGAATAACAACACTAACGTGTGTTGGAGGGCGGCGTTTCAAAATGAGGAACCAGGCCATTTAAGAGGGAAAGCAGGAAGCTTTTATTCCCCCACACAGAGAGCAcaggtagtggaaatctggaaccctTGCTGCACAAGGCTAAGATCACTGGAACAGCTGGATACCTTTAACACTGGCTGCTTTTGGTTGCTCAGTGGGCTGTTCAATGGCAGAGcgtgctcgatgggctgaaaggccactCCAGTTAAGGCAGGAAGAAATAAGTCGTTTTGTATAATTTGGCATCGTCCAGGTAAATGGTGAAATGTATCTATAGTCCATAGCATGTGATATAAGGGTAATATTACTGATCTCGCTGGAGTCAAAAGGCGCTAAAAAcctattaaaagttaaaacatatcatttttttaaagaaaggtaGAGTGGATTGAGTAAATAGGAGCATGTAATTGTCGAAAGCCACCAGAGTGATGCAAGCGTGCACCGGTTGCCATAGTGTTTAAACTGGGGTCACGCCATCTGGAATGATGCACCTTATGGACCACATCCACACGCTGAACAGCACTGTCTCCGCAGTTAATCTGGACGGTTGTTAGGAAATATTGTGAAAGGAGGTTATTGTTCTGAAGAATTTCCCACGTTCGTTCATGCGCCTGGCAGTCGCGTGTCTTAAGGCAAACAGGACCGCTGCGGAGtatttcaaaaagggagagaaaaaaaaacattgcacgGAATGAATGGGCATCTGCCCCAGTATCTGGTTCACAGCCCGGGCTCCTCCACAAAACACTTCCAGCCGCTTCAGACAGTCTGATGGACATTTTTAAAAGttctgttttgtttttctttaaagcgcATGCTTACAGACAGGGAGAGATTCGCCACTCCTTATAATGGTCAGATTAAACCCTCTGTCCTGTGCAACTGCGCCTGTTAAATGAAACCGAGAATCTGGAAAGAAACAGTACTTTGAATATGTTAATACACTTAAGAGTTTAAAATCCAAGTGCTGCATTTGACAGGTGTAATGTGAAAATAATGTCAAGTTTTTAAGATGCAGTTTTTGCAGTATGACCTATTCAGTtctaccctccccctcccttaaaATTGTACTTTCCAATTAGAGCAGAATTGTATCATTTAGGATGTCTGcatattaatgtttttttttgcaaaaatagtGCAGTTTCACTCAATCTTCTTAACAAGATACAACAGATGGATGAGACGGCAAGGGACAGGGGCGATTCTTTATTAATGAACGCAAATTAGAATGCCTCCACAGGAATACTACAGCCAATCGTTGTAACGACGGAAtgtaaattaaaatgcagggTCAAAGTAAAacttacaaaacacagaacatttCAGTTTGTGCGTCATTCCTCCACTCGGACACACAAACTGAAAATATTTTCCAGTGCTCATCAAAGTTACAAATTATAAGAACAACCCAACTGGCAATTCAAAACCAGATCAGAATTAGACGTGGGTGTTTTGTCAGCGAAATGGTTCTCCAATTGGGATTTACATGGCGTCTTGCCTTACGTCTCACCCCCTGCCTTGGTTTAACTAACTTGTTGTGAGAATCGCAGATCCAGGGATGAAAGGTTTGCAAAggcgggagtgggggcggggggggggggggggggagtaatgGGGAGAGCGCGACCTTTCGGTACAGGCCGTTGCACACAAGAAGCAGCCACGCAAACTAACCGATGCACAATGCAGCCTGTCCTTTAACCGGAGCGCTGACCACCTACAAGTATGCACCAGCAAAATACTGCATTCTAAAACAGCATTAATATCCAGTTCTGAGCACGCAGTTGGCATGGTATGTGAGTCCATTACAAACGGTCCTCCAATAAGCTACTGACAAAATTTCATCGGGTTAATGCAATTTGTAGAAAATTCTAAATATCgaagtgtgttttttttaatgacatcTATGGAATAGATCGCATTTTAGAACCAAATGAGTGATTATCAACTCCACTGAAGCGCTGACTCTAAAGGGCCGCTCTGACAATAGGAAATGCATTCACATTTATAAAAATGGAGGTGGTTGGTTTTCTGCATGGCTCTATCCGGAGCATTGTTAAAAGTACATAAGCTGTTTCAAAAGCATGATACAGTAACGTTCAAGAAAATGCAGAGGATACCAGGTCACTGTACTCCCTTCCATAATGAACAGAGAGAAAGCCCTGACAATGCAACCAGGAAAGCGATACAAGCATAAATAAGAACTCAAACCAACAGCTGTCAATGGAAAGGGCGGATACATTTCATGTTTTTGCAGCTACAAAATTGACACCATTCATTGGAGTGAAAGGGGCCGGGATTCCCAGGTGTAACAGGAGTAACACCGTCTCGTTTCTCACTGCAAGCCAAATCCATGGGAATGTGGGGAGAGGTGATTTGAAGAGTCATGCGAACTGCTCCGAGTGCTGAAGGAGAGATAAGATTGGGCTGGAAGAGATTCCTGGCCTTAACCATCTGTCGCTCTTTGGGCGGGCAGGCTGGCCattgagtgtgagcagtgagctGTCACTGTTGATTGATGGACACTCGCCTCTGGCCGCGACCCCAAGTGTGGGAAAGTGGCTGAGCGCAGGAACTCACGCATTCACATGCTAATTCGCGGATATAAATAGGAGTTCAACAGAGAGCGAGAAGacatcacagcttcagacagtcTGAAACTCGCTTAGCATCTTGCGGCAAATCTTCCTCCCAGACTTGCAGGTCGgtggaacattaaaaaaaatgacTGCCACAACCTTTACCAACAACGTGGAAAAACTTTCCAACGCCAAAGAGGAACGGAAGGTAAGAAAAGTCGCGCTGTCGACTGAGTTTGCTTCTggggagctggaaaatgggatttactGAGATCTGGCCTTTGGCATTTGCTTATCCCGTTTCCTTCTGTTCCGCAGTTAAGAAAACCTCTCATCGAGAGAAAAAGACGAGAACGGATCAACAACTGCCTCGATCAGCTGAAAGAAACAGTAGTCGGTGCCTTTCGCTTGGATGTAAGTGCAGGATTTGCTCTCCTCTTACTTGCTCTGCCTTAACTATACGTGCTGACATGTATTTAAGCTGAGAGGAGAGGGAATATAACAACATCCTCTTCATTACATTACAGCAATCAAAACTCGAAAAAGCAGACATCCTGGAGATGACAGTAAAACACCTTCAGAATGTTCAAAACAGCAGGATGATTGGTGAGTTTTACTTAAATATCTGTTACTTTAGCTAATATTTGGGAGTAAGTATCACAACCCAAAGTTTAACGAAGATGGGTAGGAAGTGTTagatataaataaatataatatataaatacAATAAATACAAAGTGGAGGAGGGGGATTTTTCATTAGCTCATGCTGTTGAGTTTGGAGCAGCCGTGCACGTGGGAAGTGGAAAGAGTTGAGTTCGTTGATCTATTGCTTATCACTATTCCTTGTCTTATTTTAGCCGATACGAAAATTGGACTGGAGGCTCAGCAGAGATACAGCGCCGGCTACATCCAGTGTATGCACGAAGTTCACAACCTGCTCTTAACCTGCGACTGGATGGACAAAACCGTCGGGGCACGTTTGTTGAACCACTTACTCAAGTCATTGCCTCGATCCAGCGAAGATTCCCGCCAGGTCAGACTGAAGACACCGACAGTTAACCTCCAACCTGCTCAGGCACAACTCTCGGCGCTGACCCAGGGGAATCTTCAGCCTTCAGCCAACGCCGCTTCCTCGGCAGCCGTGGATTCATTCGCTCGCTCCTCTCCAGACCAGATCTCCAGTCCTGGATTTAAAGCGTGCGGGAAAAGCATGGAACAATTTCCAATTCCTACCGCAAACCTTCAGCAACCTTCCAGCTCTCCCACCCAACAGCTCCAAGAAGACTTGTCCTTAATGCACCATCCATCGGTTGCATCCTCAGACGTGTGGAGACCCTGGTGAAGGGACTGTATGACCTCTCTAAATATTTAGACTCTCCTTATGTATCTCATAGATATGCTTCTCGAAACACTTCCGGGCAAATCGTGCCCTTTATGTGTGCTAAAATCAGGGTACTTCACGCTGAAGGGTGCTTATCCGTAGCCTGTATTGTAGAAGGCGTTTACAATGTTGTATTCAATGAAATACATCTAATTTATTTGATAGTGAGTTGCTTGTGGGCTTTTTACTTTTCCCTATGTTGTGTTTATATTGCAATTAACGACTTATTAATAAATTTTGAAAAGAGTTTGTGTCTCATTCTGTAACAGGTGTTAAAACTTTATCCGTCCCTCGTTTCCATCAGTTCGAAATCCAGAGCTAACTAACCCTTTACCTGCCTTTAGAAAACACTTTGCCCTCTCCTGATGCCTAGGTGAATAATAACGGAATCTTATAAATTGCCGGAAACGCACCCTGTAGTTTTACAACAACGTTTCCTCTATATCCTCATTGCGGCTGAACATTTAAGAATAACAATATACAAGTTAGAAAATGTAATCTAATTTTATAGCACTTAGAAATATTTACAGAAGTTTCAAAATAGCTGAGTTTACAAATATCTCAGGACAGAAAGGAACAAGACGGTTCTAATTGGCTATTTGAATCTAACTGTAAACCCAATCAAGCGAGACTTCAAAGGCGCCGTGTTTAAAAAAGTTTAACAATAATAGCGAGGACTATCTTAACACATGTGGCCTCATTCCGTTCATAAAAACGAGAGAGGCGCCAAAACAACTGAATTCAAGCAGCGAGGCGTTTAGTGAATGGTAAAATGCGGAAAAAGACAACAGCGGTGCTGCTCATAAACAAACATCACACAAGTGCTAATAGAGACTTCAGACGATTCTCCAATCGTCGTGTGAATGCTTTGTTTTCCTGTGATCTTTGGAGGGTGAAAGCTGTCGCTTTTAACATGGAAACTTGGGAGGGAAGTTTCCCACGGCCTTCAGATGGCAAACAAGCAGGACATAAAACAACTTATTTGTGAATGTAGTTAAGATTGCAAGTCCCGTTTTGCCTACCATTTCAGTAACCCTCCTTTGTGTATCAGGCTCGGAAGtataacaccccacccccccacccctctcatcaTTGGCTAAAACAAAACATTTCCCCCCTAATTTTCAGAGTGCCCATCCTGCCCCGTGCCAAGTGCATCAATAGCGGCCAGTGGCAGAAACCGCTTGGCACCGTGTAGCCTTCTACAATCTTTCTTACAAAATCTAAACACATTCAAGCAGAAAAAGCAATGGGAACAGCGGGCTAATGTGGGAATGGCAAGTTTGATTAAAGTGGTACCGTGTTTTCTGGTAGAAATGCAACTACAAACGTGATTCGGTGAGGATCTTTAAGCATTCAGATTGCACAATAATGAGAAATATGTAGGAATGGAACTTAGATGCATAAACGCCTGGTCTTTTATTTGAAAACAAAATGGAGCTTAAAAACCTAAATGCATTTTTCAAACTCTGGGTTTTACTTATTATTTACTTCTTATCTTTGTTTTCACTAAGAGTGCAGCGCGCAACTAAACACCAAAATGAACAAATTCAAAGAAATTATACTGAGAACTAATTTAGAAATCTTATTAACATGCTATCTATCACCTGGCCGTACAGAATAGAACAAGAGATGGAACAAGCAAAATCGAGTGGATGTTGGaagtctggaataaaaacagaaaatgctggaacttctCAATCTATGGACGACCTGAACTATAGGCGATGTTTCCCTCTCCAGccatgctgccggacctgctgagtatttctggaaTAGAAGTCTTGTGTACCACTACAGCCAAATTGTGAATTAGCAATAAAAAAGAGGCTTCCCCATATCCTCCCTACACGCCAGGATCAAAAGGAGATTTGTCTAACATTTGTTTGGATCCTATGAGATTTCTACATCGATGCATTAAACCTCCACATCGAAGAATTGATCACATTTAGCTGATTAAAAATACCAAATCAGGCACAATAATAAATGCTTTTGTTAATACTACATACCAACTCCAATACTCCAGGAATATAATCACATTTGCAATACAATATTAAAAGGAAACATGGAGTGAACGGATAGCAAAGTATAAGTGAATGTCAAAacataaagttgatttattagtcacatttgTTGAGC of Mustelus asterias chromosome 3, sMusAst1.hap1.1, whole genome shotgun sequence contains these proteins:
- the her8.2 gene encoding hairy-related 8.2 gives rise to the protein MTATTFTNNVEKLSNAKEERKLRKPLIERKRRERINNCLDQLKETVVGAFRLDQSKLEKADILEMTVKHLQNVQNSRMIADTKIGLEAQQRYSAGYIQCMHEVHNLLLTCDWMDKTVGARLLNHLLKSLPRSSEDSRQVRLKTPTVNLQPAQAQLSALTQGNLQPSANAASSAAVDSFARSSPDQISSPGFKACGKSMEQFPIPTANLQQPSSSPTQQLQEDLSLMHHPSVASSDVWRPW